In the genome of Blastopirellula retiformator, the window GACGATCCGCCGCGGGCCTACCTGTACGAATTGACGCTGGTGATCTTGCCGGTGGCGACGTTGTGTGGGCTGTGGAATCGGTTGTAAAGATAGGGACTTGCGCGATGAAGAGCGAGGAGCTGGTCGAAGACTTTCCGGAGGAAACTCGAGAAGCGGAAGATCGCTACCCGCAGGCAGATGCGCCGCGCGGGTTTCACTTCTCCTTGAAGCGGCTCTTGGTCGCCTTGGCGGTCGCGCCGTTGCCGTGGGTCTTGTTTCATAGCGTGCATCCAAACGCCGACTTGTTGCTGGAGCGTTCGATCGACGACAACGGAGTTACGTTCGCAGCGATAGCGTTGGGGGCGACGTTTCTTACGCTGCTCCCGATCAACCTTGGTCATGCGATTTATGACCGAGGAGAAACATTGCAGCAATGTCCTGGCCTGGGTTTCGCCTATGAGTTGAGATTGGTTGAGATTCCCGTCGCCGCGATTCTGGGGTTGTGGTGGTGGCTGTAAGCGAACCGCTACCGGGCGTAGGGCGGAAGTTGCTCCACGATCGAGCGGTGGATGCCGCTGATCCAGATGCGGCGCCCTTGACGCTTCCAGGCTTTGAGCGGAACGTCATGCGGTTTTTCTTCCCGTTTCCGAAATAGCCCCCAGAAAAAGAAACCGACGGAAACCGCGAAGACAAACAGGCAGACAAAGGTGGTTACCTCCACGTCATTTCGTGCCTTGACGACCTTGGTCTGGCTGGTGAAGAGTACCACTAGGCTTAAGATCGCAGCGAGCGGCGCAGCGACGAAATAGGCGGTGAGCGCAAGCCAGGAGAGTGCCGGTTTCGTCATCGCCATGTGCCCCGGAATGGTCCAAGACTGGATCCAAGTTCCTGTTCCGTACGTTCGTTGCCATAGCCAAGCCAGAAAATGCGCGCACATGAGGGAAACGGCTACTAAGACGGCGATTCCAATCCACAGGCCAAGGGCGTCGATGGCAATTTCGCCTGCCAATCGAGGAACGACCAAGATCACGACCAGCAAGATCAGTGGCGGCCAAGACGTGACGGGGAAGTAGGTAACGGTGATCGGACGTGGTTCACCCACGGCCGGCTTGCCTGTCGTCAAGCAAACCGACGGCATGGCGCTAGCGTCTAAATCGAAGACGACGCGGCGGCCATCCCGCCATGGCCCGGATGGTCCCGCTTGATCGGACGAAGTGGAGATGGGGGGGCGCTCGCCGATGCTGGAATTTTCAGTCATGCTGGATCGATCAATACGGTACCGTCGCCGTGCGGGAAGCGTGAACGTGAGAGTGCGGACGCCGCATTCCCTGGCTTGTGCTGCGGGCTAGTTTGGGACTAGCCACATTCGCGGCAGTGCCCTTTTAGCAGCACTTCGGTGATGTCGCTGTATGCCTTTTTGTTCGACGCTTTTAGCTTGATGTCGACGTCGTCCAAGCAGGCGACTTTGCCGCAGGTGACGCACATGAAGTGCGGGTGCTCGGTTCCTTCGTAGTGCGGCGTTTCGCCGCGGCGGAACTCGAACCGCCAGGTGTGGTCGCCGACGTCAAAGCGAGAGAGCAAACCGGCTTCGGCCAGTTCGACCAGGCTGCGGTAGATCGTCGACTTGTCGTAACCATGGGCGTCCAGCTCTTCGGCCACTTCGGCATGCGACAGCGGCGTGGTGGCGGCCGAAAGATACTGCAATACGCTCAGGCGGCAGGAGGTGCCGCGTAGTCCGGCGCCGCGGACCAGCTCGCGAGCTTCGCTCATGGTGATTTCGGAAATTTTCGCCACGGTTGTGTCCTTTGCGGAACTTCTTGGTCTTGTTTGTTCGTTATGTGGGGTTGGTGCGGAGCAATCGCAGGCTATTGGCGATCACCAGTAGCGAGACCCCGGTGTCGGCGACAATGGCCAACCAGAGATTGGTCATCCCCAGCACTGCCAGGATCACAAAAATCGCCTTCACACCGAGCGCGAACGCGATGTTGAATTGAATCATGCGCAACGTGTGCCGCGCCAGGCCAACCAGCCACGGCAGCTTGGTGATCTCGTCCGACATCAGCGCCACGTCGGCCGTTTCGATCGCCGCATCGGCGCCAATCGCGCCCATCGCGACGCCAACATCGGCGGCCGCCAAGGCCGGCCCGTCGTTCACCCCGTCGCCAATCATTGCGATCACGTTGTCGCCGCGCAGCTCTTTCACGGCGGCGATCTTGTCTTGCGGCAGTTGCTCGCCGCGCCAGCTGTCGACGCCGACCTCGGCGGCGACTTGCTCTACGGCGCCTTGGTTGTCGCCTGACAGAACCGCGACGTTGCTCACGCCCAGGTGATGCAATTGCTTGATCACATCGGCGGCGCCTTCGCGAATCTGATCGGCCAATACAATCAGGCCCAGCAACTGGTCGTCGCGTCCAACGATCACCAGCGAGCCGACGCCGACTTTGCTGGACGCGGTTTCCAATTGCTGCAGATCATAAAGGCGCTCGCGGGCCATCGACATGCTGCCGACCCAAGCGGCCGAACCATCGACCATGCCGCTGGCGCCGCGACCGGGGATCTCGGCAAAGTCGCCTGGCTCGACCAGCGTCAGGCCGCGCTCGTGGGCGGCGGAGACGATGGCGTTGGCCAGCGGGTGATTGCTTTGTTGTTCGAGCGATGCGGCGATGCGAAGGACGTCGTCTTCGGCGTTGCCGTTCTGTGGCGCCACTTCCGAGACGGCCGGAACGCCGGTCGTGATCGTGCCGGTCTTGTCCATCGCCAGCACGTTGACCCGGCCGAACGTTTCCAGCGCCAGGCCACCTTTGACCAGCACGCCGTTGCGGGCTGCTGCAGTCAGCCCGCAGACGATGCTGACCGGCGTCGCGATCACCAAGGCACAAGGACAAGCGATCACTAGCAGGATCAACGCGTTGTAGAACCAGGTGGTTGCCGTCGTCATAAGCTCGCCATCCGCAACTTGCCCGGTCAGTGCAAGGAACAGGGTTGGCAGCACCATCACCGCGACCGCCAACAGCATCATCGCCGGGGTGTAATAGGCGGCGAACTTCTCGACCCATTGTTCGCTGGGCGCCCGTTGTTTGTGGGCGTCGTCGATCATCTTGGCGATGCGGTCCAGCATCGTGTCGCCGGCGGCGTGGGTCACTTCAAACTGAAACGACGAACCGCCGTTGATCGTGCCGGCGTAGATCTCATCGCCGATGTTCTTTTCGACCGGGATCGACTCGCCGGTGACTGGCGCTTGATTGATGGCCGGAGCGCCTTGCGTGATGACGCCGTCCAGCGGCGCTCGCTCGCCTGGCTTGACCAGGCAGATCGTACCGATGGCGATGTCGGCCAGCGGTTTCTCTTTCCAGTCGTCGCTGCAGCAGCGGACGTGAGCCGTCGGCGGCGTTTGCGTCATCAGGTCCGAGATCGAACGCCGCGCTCGGGCGACGCTCCATTGCTCCAGCAGTAGCGACAGCGAGAAGAGAAACGCCACCATCGCCGCTTCAAAAAAGTCGCCCAGCAAACAAGCGCCCAAAATCGCCACGCACATCAACACGTTCATGTCGGTCCGCAGATGTCGCACCGTCATGACCGCCTTGGGAGCGACATACCACGCGCCGCTGATCGTGCCGAACAGATAGAACGCCGCGACCAGGTAGTTCATCATCGGCACGGGGCCCTCGGCCGGGAACAACTCGCCCGAGAACGCTGCGTGCAGACTTCCTGCCGAGACGACGTGCGTGATGAACCCGATCGCAATCAACGCCGCCGAAGCGCCGGTGGCGACTTCCTTGCCGCGGGTCAGGGTCGCCTGTTGGACGTCCGACTTGCCCCCATCGCGAAATGGTTTGGCGGTCATTCCCAGGTTGCCGACCGCGTCGACCAGCTGGTCGTAGGTCAAACGGTTGTCGTCATAGGCGACGTCCATCCGTCCACTGAGGACGTCAAAGTCGAGCTGTTCGATCCCGGCGACCGGTTCCAGGCCGACGCGCAGCTGGCGGACTTCCTCGGCGCAGTCGAGTTCGGGAACGTGCAGGCTAACCCGTTTCAGGGGGATGTCAGAGATCGGCTGAGTGCTCATCGTGATTCCTCAGCATGGGCGAGTGCATTGATGACCAGCGTGGCGATATGATCGTCGTCCAGCTGATAATAGACATGCTTACCGTCGCGACGAGCCTTGACGATGCGTTCTTGTTTTAGCAGCTTCAGCCGCTGCGAAACGGCCGGCAAACTGTCGTCGACCAGCTCGGCCAACTGAGAAACGCACAATTCACGATGAATTAACAAGGTCGCTAACTGCAGTCGGGCAGGGTCTCCCAGGGCGTGAAACAAGGCCGCGGCGCTAATGCGGGCCTCGTCGGTTTGGGCTAACGACTCGGTGTCGACCGCGGAGTTTTGGCTGGGAAAGGTTGCCATGGCGCGCCATAATTTAACAATTCATGAACTGTTTAACTGAATTATGGGCCGAAAAAGTCGCTAGTCAAACCCCTTCATGGCGAACGATTCGCACAGTTGCTACGTTTTGATAGAGTGAGGGTTTGCTGGCACTGACTGCGTTTACGAAGAAACGAGAGGATATTCGATGTTGCGGAAGTTGAAGCGGAGCCTGAGTTTGTGGAGCGTCGCCACCATGCTGACGGCGATTTCGTGGCCGCTGTCGGTCTCTGCCGACGACGCGCCGGCCCCAGTCGCGCCGCCGACTGCCGAGGAAAAAGCGGAAGCGGCCCCGGCCGAAACGCCTGCCAAGCCAGAGATGAAACAGCCGGCCGCTGAGAAGCCAGCCGACGAAAAGCCGAGCGCCGAAGAGAAGCCGAAGGCCGAGCCGGGCGAAAAGGCGGCGATTTTCAACAAGAAGTTCGCTGAGTGGAAGACGCTGCTGGCCAAGCTCCGCGGTCTGCAGGAAGACTACCGGTTGGCCGACGAGGACAAGCTGGTCGCGATTCACAAAGAATATGACCAGGCGCTCGACCAGGGCGAGGTGCTGATGGAGGAGATCAAGCAGGCGGCGATCGATGCCTTTGAAGAGGCGCCGGGCTCCAATGCCGATGCGATCAACTTCATGATTCTCAGCGGTAATGACGCCCAGAAGAAGGATAAGAACGAAGAAGCGTACAAAATCGGGCGTTCGCTGATCGAACATGGAATTGAGAATGGTCCGATCTACTCGATGACGATTCGAGCCGCGTTTGGCGCCGATCGGTTTGACGATGCGGTCGAAGTGACCGAAATGGCGGTTAAGTACAAGAAAAGCTCGGGGGATG includes:
- a CDS encoding Fur family transcriptional regulator, translated to MAKISEITMSEARELVRGAGLRGTSCRLSVLQYLSAATTPLSHAEVAEELDAHGYDKSTIYRSLVELAEAGLLSRFDVGDHTWRFEFRRGETPHYEGTEHPHFMCVTCGKVACLDDVDIKLKASNKKAYSDITEVLLKGHCRECG
- a CDS encoding heavy metal translocating P-type ATPase, giving the protein MSTQPISDIPLKRVSLHVPELDCAEEVRQLRVGLEPVAGIEQLDFDVLSGRMDVAYDDNRLTYDQLVDAVGNLGMTAKPFRDGGKSDVQQATLTRGKEVATGASAALIAIGFITHVVSAGSLHAAFSGELFPAEGPVPMMNYLVAAFYLFGTISGAWYVAPKAVMTVRHLRTDMNVLMCVAILGACLLGDFFEAAMVAFLFSLSLLLEQWSVARARRSISDLMTQTPPTAHVRCCSDDWKEKPLADIAIGTICLVKPGERAPLDGVITQGAPAINQAPVTGESIPVEKNIGDEIYAGTINGGSSFQFEVTHAAGDTMLDRIAKMIDDAHKQRAPSEQWVEKFAAYYTPAMMLLAVAVMVLPTLFLALTGQVADGELMTTATTWFYNALILLVIACPCALVIATPVSIVCGLTAAARNGVLVKGGLALETFGRVNVLAMDKTGTITTGVPAVSEVAPQNGNAEDDVLRIAASLEQQSNHPLANAIVSAAHERGLTLVEPGDFAEIPGRGASGMVDGSAAWVGSMSMARERLYDLQQLETASSKVGVGSLVIVGRDDQLLGLIVLADQIREGAADVIKQLHHLGVSNVAVLSGDNQGAVEQVAAEVGVDSWRGEQLPQDKIAAVKELRGDNVIAMIGDGVNDGPALAAADVGVAMGAIGADAAIETADVALMSDEITKLPWLVGLARHTLRMIQFNIAFALGVKAIFVILAVLGMTNLWLAIVADTGVSLLVIANSLRLLRTNPT
- a CDS encoding ArsR/SmtB family transcription factor — its product is MATFPSQNSAVDTESLAQTDEARISAAALFHALGDPARLQLATLLIHRELCVSQLAELVDDSLPAVSQRLKLLKQERIVKARRDGKHVYYQLDDDHIATLVINALAHAEESR
- a CDS encoding peptidylprolyl isomerase, producing the protein MLRKLKRSLSLWSVATMLTAISWPLSVSADDAPAPVAPPTAEEKAEAAPAETPAKPEMKQPAAEKPADEKPSAEEKPKAEPGEKAAIFNKKFAEWKTLLAKLRGLQEDYRLADEDKLVAIHKEYDQALDQGEVLMEEIKQAAIDAFEEAPGSNADAINFMILSGNDAQKKDKNEEAYKIGRSLIEHGIENGPIYSMTIRAAFGADRFDDAVEVTEMAVKYKKSSGDEDFAPSEEALGEANASAVYREFWKKEQEIRAKEAEADDLPRVKLTTDHGDIIIELFENEAPQTVANFISLVNKGFYDGLSFHRVLENFMAQGGDPKGDGTGGPGYHIYCECYKPNFRRHFSGTLSMAHAGRDTGGSQFFITFRPTPGLDGKHTAFGRVIEGMDVVTDIQRRDPEALDAATPEKIIKAEVIRDRGHEYKPAKVH